Proteins from a single region of Acidovorax sp. NCPPB 3576:
- a CDS encoding MFS transporter, with the protein MEKYKKTNFLSMLCIQTLAGFSSWIDIFLIFSVPAFIWKSSPSEIALVAALYGLPSLVIGPIFGAFLDRNDPRKLMLLGAFLRTLLTILIAFSSSYEIFAILVFLKGLANLIYWPSSTIFTNQAIQKGLRVSYFSTLSALDQFAKVVTPMLAGILALKFPSQLIFLVSAALTGCCFFLVLNFAHDLDLQGKKDVRDVKSLIANLIEGFRSFSKLPNALLMSMSMTIGISLSLAIYDPHLASFISSKGFDATIFSIVVSSTAAGAIAAAIAVRLLFKDKTAGFLMRSGVVIFNVAIFSSASIIAIAPIYLNKATFICLWFINGFGYELFTIGASVNIQNLCPQHLLGRVSTSLRSASTAAIVLAPSFGALLIAEGGRSMPFIASAVLSLLILGMALLWRKASTDVISESNV; encoded by the coding sequence ATATTTTCCGTTCCCGCATTTATTTGGAAATCATCTCCGTCTGAAATTGCTTTAGTAGCTGCTCTTTATGGTTTACCCAGTTTAGTCATAGGCCCTATTTTTGGAGCTTTTCTTGACCGAAATGATCCGCGGAAATTAATGCTACTGGGGGCGTTTTTACGCACCTTGCTAACTATTCTTATTGCATTTTCTTCATCATACGAAATATTTGCCATTCTCGTATTCCTGAAGGGCTTGGCCAATCTCATATATTGGCCATCAAGCACCATTTTCACAAACCAAGCAATTCAGAAGGGTTTGAGAGTCAGCTATTTTTCAACTTTAAGTGCACTTGACCAATTCGCTAAAGTCGTTACACCTATGTTGGCAGGCATTCTGGCGCTGAAGTTTCCGTCGCAGTTAATTTTCCTCGTCTCTGCTGCCTTAACAGGGTGCTGTTTCTTTCTTGTACTTAATTTCGCTCATGACTTGGATCTTCAAGGGAAGAAAGATGTTCGCGACGTAAAAAGCCTTATCGCCAATCTCATTGAAGGATTCAGATCGTTCAGCAAACTCCCTAACGCTTTACTGATGAGCATGAGCATGACGATCGGAATTTCGTTGAGCTTAGCCATCTATGATCCCCATTTGGCGTCTTTCATCAGTTCAAAAGGATTTGATGCAACTATTTTCTCAATAGTTGTGTCATCTACCGCTGCCGGTGCCATCGCGGCTGCTATAGCAGTGCGCTTGTTATTTAAAGACAAAACCGCCGGATTTCTAATGCGCTCTGGAGTTGTCATCTTCAATGTGGCAATATTTTCCTCCGCATCAATTATTGCCATTGCACCTATTTATCTAAATAAAGCAACATTCATCTGCCTGTGGTTTATCAACGGATTTGGTTATGAACTATTTACGATCGGCGCAAGTGTGAATATCCAAAATCTTTGTCCACAACATCTGCTGGGTCGCGTAAGCACGTCATTGAGGAGTGCATCAACTGCTGCCATCGTATTAGCCCCCTCTTTTGGAGCATTGCTTATTGCAGAAGGTGGACGCTCAATGCCATTCATTGCGTCGGCGGTTCTGTCTTTGCTGATATTAGGAATGGCGCTTCTTTGGCGAAAAGCTTCGACAGATGTGATTAGTGAATCCAATGTATGA
- a CDS encoding ATP-dependent DNA helicase, protein MYTVAVRELCEFTAKQGDLDLRFTPAPTALEGIAGHATVAQRRMAGRGMDAGPGYESEVTLEGHHRHLHVRGRADGFDPAAGRLDEVKTFKGRLDRQPASHRALHWAQAKVYGWLLCQARQLARIDVALVYFDIGSQQETVLVEPCTADALRAHFEAQCERFLGWAEQEAAHRATRDAALRAAVFPFGGFRTGQRPLAEAVYRSATAGRCLLAQAPTGIGKTVGTLFPLLKAAPGERLDKVFFLTAKTSGRQVALDALARIAAAQPLADPAAAPGGDGAQAPAPAGRLPLRVLELIARDKACEHPGQACHGESCPLARGFYDRLPAARAAALAPPGGGDRPLLDQAHVRDAALAHGVCPYYLGQELARWADVVVGDYHYYFDAGALLHGLAQANQWRVAVLVDEAHNLVERGRRMYTAELLPDSLYQARHSDTAARVPAVKKALDKVRRAWVALDKAQPEAYAVHEAFPAALLAALQQCSSALADHFAEHPEQMDPALQAFYLELLHTQRLAECLDTHSMVDVTRAPGGVPGSSVVCLRNVVPAPFLAPRFAAAHTSTLFSATLQPARYYTDLLGLPTGHAGVDVASPFQAAQLRVAVARHISTRYPDRAASLVPIADLMARQFGERPGNYLAFFSSYEYLQQVAEAFALRHPQVPHWLQSRRMQEAGQRDFLARFTEGGEGIGFAVLGGAFSEGIDLPGRRLIGAFLSTLGLPQMNPVNEQIRQRMHALFGAGYDYTYLYPGLQKVVQAAGRVIRSPSDEGVVHLIDDRFARAEVQRLLPAWWAVEG, encoded by the coding sequence ATGTACACCGTGGCCGTGCGCGAGCTGTGCGAGTTCACGGCCAAGCAGGGCGATCTGGACCTGCGCTTCACCCCCGCGCCCACCGCGCTCGAAGGCATCGCCGGCCACGCCACCGTGGCCCAGCGGCGCATGGCCGGGCGGGGCATGGACGCAGGCCCCGGCTACGAGAGCGAGGTCACGCTGGAGGGCCACCACCGCCACCTGCATGTGCGGGGCCGGGCCGACGGGTTCGATCCCGCCGCGGGCCGGCTGGACGAGGTCAAGACGTTCAAGGGCCGGCTGGACCGGCAGCCCGCGTCGCACCGCGCGCTGCACTGGGCGCAGGCCAAGGTCTATGGGTGGCTGCTGTGCCAGGCGCGGCAGCTCGCGCGGATTGACGTGGCCCTGGTGTACTTCGACATCGGCAGCCAGCAGGAGACGGTGCTGGTCGAGCCCTGCACGGCCGACGCCCTGCGCGCCCACTTCGAGGCGCAGTGCGAGCGCTTTCTCGGCTGGGCCGAGCAGGAGGCGGCCCACCGCGCCACGCGCGATGCGGCGCTGCGCGCGGCGGTGTTTCCGTTCGGAGGCTTTCGCACCGGGCAGCGGCCCCTGGCCGAGGCCGTGTACCGCAGCGCCACTGCCGGACGCTGCCTGCTGGCGCAGGCGCCCACCGGCATCGGCAAGACGGTGGGCACGCTGTTCCCGCTGCTCAAGGCGGCGCCCGGCGAGCGGCTGGACAAGGTGTTCTTCCTCACCGCCAAGACCTCGGGCCGGCAGGTGGCGCTGGATGCGCTGGCCCGCATCGCCGCGGCGCAGCCGCTGGCGGACCCGGCCGCTGCGCCGGGGGGCGATGGCGCCCAGGCCCCGGCGCCTGCCGGCCGCCTGCCGCTGCGCGTGCTGGAGCTGATCGCGCGCGACAAGGCCTGCGAGCATCCCGGGCAGGCCTGCCACGGCGAGTCGTGCCCGCTGGCCCGGGGCTTCTACGACCGCCTGCCGGCCGCGCGCGCGGCGGCGCTGGCGCCCCCGGGCGGCGGCGACCGGCCCCTGCTGGACCAGGCCCACGTGCGCGATGCCGCCCTGGCCCACGGGGTGTGCCCCTACTACCTGGGCCAGGAGCTCGCCCGCTGGGCCGACGTGGTCGTGGGCGACTACCACTACTACTTCGATGCCGGCGCGCTGCTGCACGGCCTGGCGCAGGCCAACCAGTGGCGCGTGGCGGTGCTGGTGGACGAGGCGCACAACCTCGTGGAGCGCGGCCGCCGCATGTACACGGCCGAGCTGCTGCCCGATTCGCTCTACCAGGCGCGGCATTCGGACACCGCCGCCCGCGTGCCGGCGGTGAAGAAGGCGCTCGACAAGGTGCGCCGCGCCTGGGTGGCGCTGGACAAGGCGCAGCCTGAGGCCTACGCCGTGCACGAGGCCTTCCCGGCCGCGCTGCTGGCCGCCCTGCAGCAATGCAGCAGCGCCCTGGCCGACCATTTCGCGGAGCACCCCGAGCAGATGGACCCGGCCCTGCAGGCCTTCTACCTGGAGCTGCTGCACACCCAGCGGCTGGCCGAGTGCCTGGACACGCATTCGATGGTGGACGTCACCCGCGCCCCCGGCGGCGTGCCCGGCAGCTCGGTGGTCTGCCTGCGCAACGTGGTGCCGGCGCCGTTCCTGGCGCCGCGCTTCGCGGCGGCGCACACCAGCACGCTGTTTTCCGCCACGCTGCAGCCGGCCCGCTACTACACCGACCTGCTCGGCCTGCCGACCGGCCATGCCGGCGTGGACGTGGCCTCGCCCTTTCAGGCCGCGCAACTGCGCGTGGCCGTGGCCCGGCACATCTCCACGCGCTACCCGGACCGGGCCGCCTCGCTCGTGCCGATCGCCGACCTGATGGCCCGGCAGTTCGGCGAGCGGCCGGGCAACTACCTGGCGTTCTTCAGCAGCTACGAATACCTGCAGCAGGTGGCCGAGGCGTTCGCGCTGCGCCACCCGCAAGTGCCGCACTGGCTGCAGTCGCGCCGCATGCAGGAGGCCGGGCAGCGCGACTTTCTCGCGCGCTTCACCGAGGGCGGCGAGGGCATCGGCTTCGCCGTGCTGGGCGGCGCGTTCTCCGAGGGCATCGACCTGCCGGGGCGGCGCCTGATCGGCGCGTTCCTGTCCACCCTCGGGCTGCCGCAGATGAACCCGGTGAACGAGCAGATCCGCCAGCGCATGCATGCCCTGTTCGGCGCGGGCTACGACTACACCTACCTCTACCCGGGCCTGCAGAAGGTGGTGCAGGCCGCCGGCCGCGTGATCCGTTCGCCCAGCGACGAAGGTGTGGTGCATCTCATCGACGACCGCTTCGCGCGGGCCGAGGTGCAGCGGCTGCTGCCGGCTTGGTGGGCGGTGGAGGGGTAG
- a CDS encoding serine hydrolase codes for MPSTAFARLRPIALAWAAGAALTLPPPALATPPEPSPPATTPAPPWAKALQRELDRVAAHSSAAFGVHVRDLDTGQAFSFHGDERWYLASSIKVPVAIAVLRGVERGDYTLDTPLTLRATDYVDGAGPAKNQPVGAALSLRWLLEQMIVYSDNTASDMLIDLVGLREVNALVQSVVPGGFERITHLADVRRQAYAQLTPEAVHLSGRDFIALHQQRTDADVKATLARLLRLPADGLRPLSVGEAYEAYYASGLNSGRLDSYAELLAQLVEGKLLEPRHTAYLLGVMERVKTGPNRIKAGLPSRARFAHKTGTQRARTCDSGLVTVPRLPKDKRIIVVACTRGELSTARSDRTLRQVGIALCQSGLLSDGKPHETPCQTVPSRAAAPSGTAGPAGHPGPAGPDAGVDGDPP; via the coding sequence ATGCCCTCTACCGCCTTCGCACGCTTGCGCCCCATCGCCCTGGCCTGGGCCGCAGGGGCGGCACTGACCCTGCCGCCGCCCGCGCTCGCCACGCCGCCCGAGCCCTCGCCCCCGGCGACAACCCCTGCGCCGCCCTGGGCCAAGGCCCTGCAGCGCGAGCTGGACCGCGTCGCCGCGCACAGCAGCGCGGCCTTCGGCGTGCACGTGCGCGACCTGGACACGGGACAGGCGTTTTCCTTTCACGGCGACGAGCGCTGGTACCTGGCCTCGTCCATCAAGGTGCCGGTGGCCATCGCCGTGCTGCGCGGCGTGGAGCGCGGCGACTACACGCTGGACACGCCGCTCACCCTGCGCGCCACCGATTACGTGGACGGCGCCGGGCCCGCCAAGAACCAGCCGGTGGGCGCGGCGCTGAGCCTGCGCTGGCTGCTGGAGCAGATGATCGTGTACAGCGACAACACCGCCAGCGACATGCTGATCGACCTCGTCGGCCTGCGCGAGGTGAACGCGCTGGTGCAGTCGGTGGTGCCCGGCGGCTTCGAGCGCATCACGCACCTGGCGGACGTGCGCCGCCAGGCCTACGCCCAGCTCACGCCCGAGGCCGTGCACCTGTCGGGGCGCGACTTCATCGCGCTGCACCAGCAGCGCACCGATGCCGATGTGAAGGCCACCCTCGCCCGCCTGCTGCGGCTGCCGGCCGATGGCCTGCGGCCGCTGTCGGTGGGCGAGGCCTACGAGGCCTACTACGCCAGCGGGCTCAACTCCGGGCGGCTCGATTCGTACGCCGAACTGCTGGCGCAGCTGGTGGAAGGCAAGCTCCTGGAGCCGCGCCACACGGCCTACCTGCTGGGCGTCATGGAGCGCGTGAAGACGGGCCCGAACCGCATCAAGGCCGGACTACCCAGCCGTGCGCGCTTCGCCCACAAGACCGGCACGCAGCGCGCACGAACATGCGACTCGGGCCTCGTGACGGTGCCGCGCCTGCCGAAAGACAAGCGCATCATCGTGGTGGCCTGCACGCGCGGCGAACTGTCCACGGCCCGGTCCGACCGCACGCTCCGGCAGGTCGGCATTGCCCTCTGCCAGTCGGGCCTGTTGTCGGATGGAAAACCCCATGAAACTCCCTGCCAAACCGTGCCGAGCCGCGCCGCGGCCCCTTCCGGCACCGCGGGCCCGGCGGGCCACCCTGGCCCTGCTGGTCCTGACGCTGGCGTGGACGGCGACCCGCCCTGA
- a CDS encoding serine hydrolase, producing MKLPAKPCRAAPRPLPAPRARRATLALLVLTLAWTATRPDTAHAAPAWADALRQQVDRIEQATPGQLGLYVKRLDNGETFAHAADRPWYLASSVKLPVAIAVLQEAEAGRLRLNQELVLQARDKVDGSGAVVWQPEGTRHSVQSLLQRMLMESDNTAANMLIRAVGEDALNQRAQALLGGRGVGRITDFTEVRYRVYAEAHPDARRLSNMDLVRIAGAPVGPRRLQALARTLGVAPSALRVQTLDEAYDRYYRQNTNTATLEGYGAMLEKLVRGQLVSPAHQQLLYKDLKFDTYDAYRLEAGLPRTVRFIHKTGTQLHRACHMGVIDPQDNGRNAIVVAACAEGLDEMKEAGKAFEQVGRAITQTMLQDRIPGKGRGLPGEPQGASGNSAKGLGRL from the coding sequence ATGAAACTCCCTGCCAAACCGTGCCGAGCCGCGCCGCGGCCCCTTCCGGCACCGCGGGCCCGGCGGGCCACCCTGGCCCTGCTGGTCCTGACGCTGGCGTGGACGGCGACCCGCCCTGACACCGCCCACGCCGCGCCCGCCTGGGCCGACGCGCTGCGCCAGCAGGTGGACCGCATCGAGCAGGCCACGCCCGGCCAGCTGGGCCTGTATGTGAAGCGGCTGGACAACGGCGAGACCTTCGCGCATGCGGCCGACCGGCCCTGGTACCTGGCCTCGTCGGTCAAGCTGCCGGTGGCGATCGCCGTGCTGCAGGAGGCCGAGGCCGGCCGCCTGCGCCTGAACCAGGAACTGGTGCTGCAGGCGCGCGACAAGGTCGATGGCTCGGGCGCCGTGGTGTGGCAGCCCGAAGGCACGCGCCACAGCGTGCAGTCGCTGCTCCAGCGCATGCTGATGGAGAGCGACAACACGGCCGCCAACATGCTCATCCGCGCCGTGGGCGAAGACGCACTGAACCAGCGCGCGCAAGCCCTGCTGGGCGGCCGCGGCGTGGGCCGCATCACCGACTTCACCGAGGTGCGCTACCGGGTCTATGCCGAGGCCCACCCCGACGCGCGCCGGCTCTCCAACATGGACCTGGTGCGCATCGCAGGCGCCCCCGTGGGCCCCAGGCGCCTGCAGGCGCTGGCCCGCACGCTCGGCGTGGCGCCCTCCGCGCTGCGCGTGCAGACCCTGGACGAGGCCTATGACCGCTACTACCGCCAGAACACCAACACCGCCACGCTGGAGGGCTATGGCGCCATGCTGGAAAAGCTGGTGCGCGGCCAGCTCGTTTCGCCGGCGCACCAGCAGCTGCTCTACAAGGACCTGAAGTTCGACACCTACGACGCCTACCGCCTGGAGGCCGGCCTGCCGCGCACCGTGCGGTTCATCCACAAGACCGGCACGCAGCTGCACCGGGCCTGCCACATGGGCGTGATCGACCCGCAGGACAACGGCCGCAACGCCATCGTGGTGGCCGCCTGCGCCGAGGGACTGGACGAAATGAAAGAGGCCGGCAAGGCCTTCGAACAGGTGGGCCGCGCGATCACGCAGACGATGCTGCAGGACCGGATACCGGGCAAAGGGCGCGGCCTGCCGGGCGAGCCCCAAGGGGCATCAGGCAATAGCGCCAAGGGCTTGGGCCGCCTGTAG
- a CDS encoding RecQ family ATP-dependent DNA helicase — protein MSPAHFVLHDVFGYDQFRGPQQAIVEHVIAGGDALVLMPTGGGKSLCYQVPAIVRRDAGQGVAIVVSPLIALMHDQVGALHEAGVDAAYLNSTLDWQQTQELEKRVARGDITMLYAAPERLTTPRFLELLDGLHQRGQLSMFAIDEAHCVSQWGHDFRPEYRALTVLHERYAGVPRIALTATADALTRADIVERLQLEGAQHFVSSFDRPNIRYRIEEKKEPLAQLLRFIEREHPEDAGVVYCQSRKRVEEMSAALVDAGLKSLPYHAGLPPEVRQQNQDRFLREEGIVMVATIAFGMGIDKPDVRFVAHVDMPKNIEGYYQETGRAGRDGLPADAWMAYGLQDVVNQRRMIDESPAGEEFKQVMRGKLDALLALAEATDCRRVRLLGYFGEVYGEPSSAAGPPQGASSPLGGQRAHEVPSVGATCGNCDNCISPPAVWDGTDAARKLLSTIYRVHEASGLTFGTGHIMDIVRGKDTEKVRQFGHDKLSTFGLGKDYSEAQLRGVLRQLLATGAVGLHKVMLESGHSFDTLSLTDGSRPVLKGQTLVQLRESTAATPAKRTRRSTAPPAAAANLGPDAQVRFINLKAWRAEVAREHNLPAYVIFHDATLAAIAERNPSTLDDLQGISGMGAKKMEAYGAEVLRVCGQGEGAH, from the coding sequence TTGTCCCCCGCGCATTTCGTTCTGCACGACGTCTTTGGCTATGACCAGTTCCGCGGCCCCCAGCAGGCCATCGTCGAGCACGTGATCGCCGGCGGCGACGCCCTGGTGCTGATGCCCACGGGCGGCGGCAAGTCGCTGTGCTACCAGGTGCCGGCCATCGTGCGGCGCGATGCGGGGCAGGGCGTGGCCATCGTCGTCTCGCCGCTCATCGCGCTCATGCACGACCAGGTGGGCGCGCTGCACGAGGCGGGCGTCGATGCGGCCTATCTCAATTCCACGCTCGACTGGCAGCAGACGCAGGAGCTGGAAAAGCGCGTGGCGCGCGGCGACATCACCATGCTCTACGCCGCGCCCGAGCGGCTGACCACGCCGCGATTCCTGGAGCTGCTGGACGGCCTGCACCAGCGCGGGCAACTGTCGATGTTCGCCATCGACGAAGCGCACTGCGTGAGCCAGTGGGGCCACGACTTCCGTCCCGAGTACCGCGCGCTCACCGTGCTGCACGAGCGCTATGCCGGCGTGCCGCGCATCGCGCTCACCGCCACGGCCGATGCGCTCACGCGGGCCGACATCGTCGAGCGGTTGCAGCTCGAAGGCGCGCAGCACTTCGTCAGCAGCTTCGACCGGCCCAACATCCGCTACCGCATCGAAGAAAAGAAGGAGCCGCTCGCGCAGCTTTTGCGCTTCATCGAGCGCGAACACCCCGAAGACGCGGGCGTGGTCTATTGCCAGTCGAGAAAGCGGGTGGAAGAGATGTCCGCCGCGCTGGTGGATGCGGGCCTGAAATCGCTGCCCTACCACGCCGGCCTGCCGCCCGAGGTGCGCCAGCAGAACCAGGACCGCTTCCTGCGCGAGGAGGGCATCGTGATGGTGGCCACCATCGCCTTCGGCATGGGCATCGACAAGCCCGACGTGCGCTTCGTCGCGCACGTGGACATGCCCAAGAACATCGAGGGCTACTACCAGGAAACCGGCCGCGCCGGCCGCGACGGGTTGCCGGCCGACGCCTGGATGGCCTACGGCCTGCAGGACGTGGTGAACCAGCGCCGCATGATCGACGAAAGCCCGGCGGGCGAGGAATTCAAGCAGGTCATGCGCGGCAAGCTCGACGCGCTGCTGGCCCTGGCCGAGGCCACCGATTGCCGGCGCGTGCGCCTGCTGGGCTATTTCGGCGAAGTCTATGGCGAGCCATCGAGCGCCGCCGGGCCGCCCCAGGGCGCGAGCAGCCCCCTTGGGGGGCAGCGAGCACACGAAGTGCCGAGCGTGGGGGCCACATGCGGCAACTGCGACAACTGCATCAGCCCGCCCGCGGTGTGGGACGGCACGGATGCGGCGCGCAAGCTGCTGTCCACCATCTACCGCGTGCACGAGGCCAGCGGCCTGACCTTCGGCACCGGGCACATCATGGACATCGTGCGCGGCAAGGACACCGAAAAGGTCAGGCAGTTCGGCCACGACAAGCTCTCCACCTTCGGCCTGGGCAAGGACTACTCCGAGGCGCAGTTGCGCGGCGTGCTGCGCCAATTGCTGGCCACCGGCGCCGTGGGCCTGCACAAGGTGATGCTGGAGAGCGGCCACAGCTTCGACACGCTCAGCCTCACCGACGGTTCTCGCCCCGTGCTCAAGGGCCAGACGCTGGTGCAGCTGCGCGAATCCACGGCCGCCACCCCGGCCAAGCGCACGCGCCGCAGCACCGCCCCCCCGGCTGCCGCAGCCAACCTGGGGCCGGACGCGCAGGTGCGCTTCATCAACCTCAAGGCCTGGCGCGCCGAGGTCGCGCGCGAGCACAACCTGCCCGCCTACGTGATCTTCCACGACGCCACGCTGGCCGCGATCGCCGAACGCAACCCGTCCACGCTGGACGATCTGCAGGGCATCAGCGGCATGGGGGCGAAGAAGATGGAGGCGTACGGGGCCGAGGTGCTGCGGGTTTGCGGGCAGGGTGAAGGCGCTCATTGA
- a CDS encoding Bug family tripartite tricarboxylate transporter substrate binding protein, whose translation MKHLIPALLAACGLAAAVAPARAQQPPYPNAPITLIVPFAAGSGTDSVARTVGQKLAERLKQPVLVDNKPGANAQVAAQIAAKAKPDGYTLFMTTNTSHSANPALYSHLKYDPIKDFTPVARVGELPFALAVHPGVPAKTLAELIDYARANPGKLSYATPNSTSLVAMESIKHIAQVDVLSIPYKSSPQAMTDLVGGQVQVYVADLGSGKSMLTSDKVRTLGITTTQPSPLLPGVPPIGQTVKGFDLTSWNGIFGPAGMPPAIVNRLNTELQAVLAEKDTQDKLAQIGFQVWPSKTPQEFATYVADQLAHWRTLIQQARIQPE comes from the coding sequence ATGAAGCACCTCATCCCGGCCCTGCTGGCAGCCTGCGGCCTGGCCGCCGCCGTGGCGCCCGCACGGGCCCAGCAGCCGCCGTACCCCAACGCCCCCATCACCCTGATCGTGCCGTTCGCGGCCGGCAGCGGCACGGACTCGGTCGCGCGCACCGTCGGGCAAAAGCTCGCGGAGCGCCTGAAGCAGCCCGTGCTGGTGGACAACAAGCCCGGCGCCAACGCGCAGGTGGCCGCGCAGATCGCGGCCAAGGCCAAGCCGGACGGCTACACGCTGTTCATGACCACCAACACGTCGCACTCGGCCAACCCGGCGCTCTACAGCCACCTGAAGTACGACCCCATCAAGGACTTCACGCCCGTGGCGCGGGTGGGCGAGCTGCCCTTCGCGCTGGCGGTGCACCCCGGCGTGCCGGCGAAGACGCTGGCCGAACTGATCGACTACGCGCGCGCCAACCCGGGCAAGCTGAGCTACGCCACGCCCAACAGCACCTCGCTGGTGGCGATGGAGAGCATCAAGCACATCGCCCAGGTCGATGTGCTGAGCATCCCCTACAAGTCCAGCCCCCAGGCCATGACGGACCTGGTGGGCGGGCAGGTGCAGGTCTACGTGGCCGACCTGGGTTCGGGCAAGAGCATGCTCACCAGCGACAAGGTGCGCACGCTGGGCATCACCACCACGCAGCCCTCGCCCCTGCTGCCGGGCGTGCCGCCGATCGGGCAGACGGTGAAGGGCTTCGACCTCACGTCGTGGAACGGCATCTTCGGGCCGGCCGGCATGCCGCCGGCCATCGTGAACCGCCTGAACACGGAGCTGCAGGCCGTGCTGGCCGAAAAGGACACGCAGGACAAGCTCGCGCAGATCGGCTTCCAGGTGTGGCCCAGCAAGACGCCGCAGGAATTCGCGACCTACGTGGCCGACCAGTTGGCCCACTGGCGCACGCTGATCCAGCAGGCCCGCATCCAGCCCGAATGA
- a CDS encoding CaiB/BaiF CoA transferase family protein — MTDNTHSTSPTGPLAGVRILDLTSVIMGPFATQILAQLGAEVIKVETPDGDNMRHVGPMRHPGMGHIFLHANAGKRSIALDLKHPEGREAALRLAERCDVLISNVRPQALARLGLDPASVAARNPRLIHVSCCGFDQEGPDAARPAYDDLIQGATGIPWLMQRYGAPEPAYAPTTLSDRVTGLHAVYAVTAALYAREKTGQGQAIVVPMFEAMAQFILGDHMAGLTFEPPQGEAGYARLLTTHRKPYATADGMLCVLIYNDKHWRSFFAAIGEIGEAQGLAQDPRFATHGARAANIDAVYAEVARILRTRTTAQWQALLDAADVPHMPMNSPADLLTNPQLRATGFLHDSVHPTEGPMHAMAHPTRWSATPPPRTLAPAPQLGQHTRALLAEAGYTPTQIDALLAQNACHAATGEPA, encoded by the coding sequence ATGACCGACAACACGCATAGCACTTCACCCACCGGCCCCCTGGCGGGCGTGCGGATCCTGGACCTGACCTCGGTCATCATGGGCCCGTTCGCCACGCAGATCCTCGCGCAGCTGGGCGCGGAGGTCATCAAGGTGGAGACGCCCGACGGCGACAACATGCGCCATGTGGGCCCCATGCGCCACCCCGGCATGGGCCACATCTTCCTGCATGCCAACGCGGGCAAGCGCAGCATCGCGCTGGACCTCAAGCACCCGGAGGGCCGCGAGGCCGCGCTGCGGCTGGCCGAGCGCTGCGACGTGTTGATCAGCAACGTGCGCCCGCAGGCCCTGGCGCGGCTGGGCCTGGACCCGGCCAGCGTGGCCGCGCGCAACCCGCGCCTGATCCACGTGAGCTGCTGCGGCTTCGACCAGGAAGGCCCCGACGCGGCCCGCCCCGCCTACGACGACCTGATCCAGGGCGCCACCGGCATCCCGTGGCTCATGCAGCGCTACGGCGCGCCCGAGCCGGCCTATGCGCCCACCACGCTGTCGGACCGGGTGACTGGGCTGCATGCGGTGTACGCGGTGACGGCGGCGCTCTATGCCCGCGAAAAGACGGGGCAGGGCCAGGCCATCGTCGTGCCCATGTTCGAGGCCATGGCGCAGTTCATCCTGGGCGACCACATGGCGGGCCTGACCTTCGAGCCGCCGCAGGGCGAGGCCGGCTACGCCCGGCTGCTGACCACGCACCGCAAGCCCTACGCGACGGCCGACGGCATGCTCTGTGTGCTGATCTACAACGACAAGCACTGGCGCAGCTTCTTCGCAGCCATCGGCGAGATCGGCGAGGCGCAGGGCCTCGCGCAGGACCCGCGCTTTGCCACGCACGGCGCCCGCGCGGCGAACATCGATGCCGTCTATGCCGAGGTGGCGCGCATCCTGCGCACCCGCACCACGGCCCAGTGGCAGGCGCTGCTGGATGCCGCCGACGTGCCGCACATGCCGATGAACTCGCCGGCCGACCTGCTCACCAACCCGCAGTTGCGCGCCACGGGCTTCCTGCACGACAGCGTGCACCCCACCGAGGGGCCCATGCACGCCATGGCCCATCCCACGCGCTGGTCGGCCACTCCGCCGCCCCGCACCCTGGCACCGGCGCCGCAACTGGGCCAGCACACCCGCGCCCTGCTGGCCGAGGCCGGCTACACCCCCACCCAGATCGACGCCCTGCTCGCGCAAAACGCCTGCCACGCCGCCACCGGAGAACCCGCATGA
- a CDS encoding cupin domain-containing protein translates to MNPATTPPPRYRVRAAQVPSYQPANHHHTHNQRLIGPETVGAQQMEVLLGTLHQGGGALPHAHPGIEQSCYLLEGTARAEVAGEAFDMVPGDMCFFPADQMHVFTVTSDTPVKLLVIYSPPYGESPDKVIRPAP, encoded by the coding sequence ATGAACCCCGCCACCACCCCCCCGCCCCGCTACCGCGTGCGCGCCGCCCAGGTGCCCAGCTACCAGCCCGCCAACCACCACCACACGCACAACCAGCGCCTGATCGGCCCCGAGACGGTGGGCGCGCAGCAGATGGAAGTGCTGCTGGGCACGCTGCACCAGGGCGGCGGCGCCCTGCCCCACGCCCATCCGGGCATCGAGCAGTCGTGCTACCTGCTCGAAGGCACGGCCCGCGCCGAAGTGGCGGGCGAAGCCTTCGACATGGTGCCGGGCGACATGTGCTTCTTTCCGGCCGACCAGATGCATGTCTTCACCGTGACCAGCGACACCCCCGTGAAGCTGCTGGTGATCTACAGCCCGCCCTACGGCGAGTCGCCCGACAAGGTGATCCGGCCCGCCCCATGA